One Papaver somniferum cultivar HN1 chromosome 10, ASM357369v1, whole genome shotgun sequence genomic window carries:
- the LOC113316869 gene encoding protein NUCLEAR FUSION DEFECTIVE 4-like encodes MEMMNSRWVGTVASIWIQLSVGASYVFGVYSPVLKSSQGYDQSTLDSVAVAKDIGANFGLLSGFLYSAVVFTSSTSASSSASSLWFKRKIGGPWIVITAGAIQCFIGYFFMWLAVTGIIPRPPVPLMCLFMFLAAHAQTFFNTANVVTGVQNFPDYKGTIVGIIKGFLGLSGAILIQVYQTIFVDKPSSFLLMLALVPTIIPLLLMFFIRTSDIPPSPTKSFISTEKDSLNGFSIIALLLALYVMILIISQNVVTYGINTRIITFTILLIGILSPSVIAFRAHLTDSRSQYSSIDDALLINEENRELVLTGNYDNKREIVLLDEKVPHLNLWQALRTVNFWLLFSAMACGLGSGMATVNNISQIGGSLGYTSVETRTLVSLWSIWNFLGRFGAGFVSDYFLHLKGWARPIFMVVTLAGMGLGHLVIASGLPGALYAGSTVMGIFYGSQWSLFPTICSEIFGVTHLGTIFNTVALASPVGSYILSVKLVGFIYDKESSLNASGHVSCVGSHCFMVSFIIMAGVCVLGCGLALILFFRTRKFYQDVIYKKVKH; translated from the exons atggAGATGATGAACAGCAGATGGGTAGGAACAGTAGCAAGTATATGGATACAATTAAGCGTAGGAGCATCCTACGTATTTGGTGTCTACTCACCAGTTCTTAAATCAAGTCAAGGTTATGATCAATCAACTCTTGATTCTGTTGCTGTTGCTAAAGACATTGGAGCAAATTTTGGTCTTCTCTCTGGTTTTCTCTACTCAGCTGTTGTATTCACCTCATCAACATCAGCTTCCTCATCAGCTTCATCGTTATGGTTCAAGAGGAAAATTGGGGGTCCATGGATTGTGATAACAGCAGGAGCAATTCAATGTTTCATAGGGTATTTTTTTATGTGGCTTGCTGTTACTGGAATCATACCGAGACCACCGGTTCCATtgatgtgtttgtttatgtttcttGCTGCTCATGCTCAGACTTTCTTCAATACTGCTAATGTTGTCACTGGTGTTCAGAATTTCCCTGATTACAAAGGAACAATTGTTGGGATTATTAAG GGATTTCTTGGTCTAAGTGGAGCAATACTAATTCAAGTGTACCAAACAATATTTGTAGACAAACCaagttcattccttcttatgCTTGCATTAGTACCAACCATTATTCCTCTCTTGCTCATGTTTTTCATCAGAACCAGTGACATCCCTCCATCACCAACTAAAAGCTTTATTTCCACTGAGAAAGATAGCCTAAATGGATTTTCAATCATTGCACTCTTACTTGCTCTATATGTTATGATCCTAATCATCTCTCAAAATGTCGTTACATACGGGATAAATACGCGCATAATTACGTTCACTATTCTTCTCATAGGAATTTTATCACCAAGTGTCATTGCATTTAGAGCTCATCTTACTGACTCCAGAAGTCAATATTCCTCAATTGATGATGCATTGTTGATCAATGAAGAAAATCGAGAATTGGTACTTACTGGAAATTATGATAACAAGAGGGAGATAGTGCTACTAGATGAGAAAGTACCACATTTGAATCTTTGGCAGGCATTGCGGACAGTAAATTTTTGGTTACTATTTTCAGCAATGGCATGTGGATTAGGTTCAGGAATGGCAACAGTAAACAATATAAGTCAAATTGGTGGATCTCTTGGTTACACAAGTGTTGAAACAAGAACTTTGGTTTCTTTGTGGAGTATATGGAACTTTTTAGGTCGATTCGGAGCCGGCTTCGTTTCTGACTACTTCTTACATTTGAAGGGTTGGGCAAGACCAATCTTCATGGTAGTAACATTAGCAGGTATGGGTTTAGGTCATCTGGTTATTGCATCAGGTTTACCTGGTGCATTATATGCAGGTTCAACAGTGATGGGCATATTCTATGGTTCACAGTGGTCATTGTTTCCTACAATATGCTCTGAAATTTTCGGCGTAACTCATCTTGGTACGATATTTAACACGGTTGCGCTAGCAAGTCCTGTTGGATCATACATTTTATCTGTGAAATTAGTAGGATTTATCTATGACAAAGAATCCTCGTTGAATGCCAGCGGGCATGTTAGTTGCGTCGGTAGTCATTGCTTCATGGTATCTTTCATTATAATGGCTGGTGTTTGTGTATTAGGGTGTGGGCTTGCATTGATTTTGTTCTTTAGGACTAGAAAATTTTACCAAGATGTTATCTACAAAAAAGTAAAGCATTGA